In Nonlabens agnitus, the DNA window TGTTTGAAAACAAGAAGAACCTTACACTCGCTTTACTTACAGGCTTTATGATTGGCTCACTCAATAAATTATGGCCATGGAAAGAAGTGCTTAGTACCAGGGTCAATTCCAAGGGTCTTGAAGTTCCTTTTTTAGAAAAAAGTGTGTGCCCTCAAAATTATGCGGGTGATCCACAAATTTTATGGGTTGGTATTGTTGTAATCATTGGTTTTCTGCTTATTCTTATCTTAGAACAATGGGCAGTTAAAAAACCAGCATAAGTGCGTCAACCTACTCGTAACCTTAGCGATAAATTTTTTCTGGTACTTAAAGGTATCGCCATGGGAACCGCAAATAAAGTTCCTGGCGTTAGTGGTGGTATTGTCGCCTATGTCGCCGGTTTTTATGAAGAGTTCATCTATTCGTTCCAAAAACTCAACCTCAAGGCACTAAAGCTTTTGGCTGCTGGTAGGTTGCGCAGTTTTATGTACTACATCAATGGTAGGTTTCTGGGGTTACTGATACTGGGTGAACTCATTAGCTATTTTACCGTGAGTCTGGGTTTTGACGTCCTTATTTCCTACTATCCTATTTTGGTCTGGGCAGCATTCTTTGGAATGATTCTAGGTTCTATCTATTATCTCACGCGCAGCTATGAAGACTGGACCAGTAGAAAAGTCATATTTCTAATGGCCGGTGCGCTGGTTGGAATCGCTACGTCCCTACTCGATCCAGCCACTCAAAACACCAATCTATTATTTGTATTCTTTTGCGGGATGGTTAGCATCTCAGGAATGACGCTACCAGGTTTGAGCGGTAGCTATTTATTGATTCTATTTGGCAATTACGTCTTGTTGATGGTCGATAGTGTGAATGCCTTTCTAAACGCGGTGGTGTTGACCTTGCAAGGAGACGTTAGTTGGTGGTATGATCCCATGCAAACAGAGCTGCTACTTATTCTTACCGTTTTTGTCGCAGGCTCTTTGGCTGGTTTAATCAGTTTTTCCCACTTGTTGGGCTGGACATTCAAACATTATAGAGACGAGACCAATGCCACCATCATAGGTTTCATAACCGGATCATTGGGCGTGGTCTGGCCTTGGAAACGTGAGATTTTTAAGCTTAGCGAGACAGGAATTGCATTATTGGACAACAACGGCAACAGGATCGTAGAAAATTACCAGCGATACTGGCCATCGATTACCAGCGGCCACACGTGGCTTGCCATACTTATGATTGCCGTTGGTTTTGCCATCGTATATTTACTGGATCATTATGGAAACAAAGCAAATCCCGCGTAGCATTTTTGGACTCATAGGCGCACGCCTGGACTACAGTTTTTCGAGAGCCTATTTTGGTGAAAAATTCGAAAAGTTGAAGTTGAGCGATCACGAGTACCGCAATTTTGAATTGAGCAGTGAGGAAGAATTAGTTCGCTTTCGCGAAAGCGTACTCTACGACCAGCAACATCAAACCACTAATGGCAAAAACGAGATCTTACGAGGCCTCAATGTTACCATTCCCTATAAACAAAGCATGCTCAAGATTGTGGATCATGTCCACGAAGATGCGGCTGCCATAGGCGCCATAAATACGGTGGTTATTGAGGATAACGTCTGGACGGGCCATAATACAGATGCCTACGGTTTTGGGAAGTCTTTGGAACCTTTTCTTCCCATCAAGGGAAATGCTCTGATACTGGGTACTGGCGGCGCTTCAAAAGCTATCGCCTATACTCTGGAAGCTTTGCAGATCCCATATCTTAAAGTAAGTAGGAATCCGCAGGATGATTTTACCATAGGCTATGCATCACTCAATCAAGATGTGATGCAACAGGTACGACTCATAGTCAATACCACACCTGTAGGAACTCACCCTAATATTGACCAGTGTCCAGCAATTCCCTATGAGCATCTTACCAGCGATCATGTACTTTACGATCTGGTCTACAATCCCAGCTTGACCTTATTTATGAAAAAGGGACAACAGCATGGCGCCAAAGTCACCAACGGCCATCAAATGCTGGTAAATCAAGCCGAAAAATCTTGGGAACTCTGGAATAAGTGATCTGTCTATCATTGTCACAACCGTAGATTCTAATTATCTTGCCATCTTTTTAAAACCATTACATGGACACGAACGATAACCTGCCCAAAAACGCAGACGGAAAAACCAAAAAACCTACTAACGAGCAGTTAGAGGACAACACGCACGAGGAAGCGATCATCAAAGAATCTGAAACCACCAGAACCGAGGAACACATCGAGGTAGAAAAAGAATCTGATGAGAAAGTGAAAGAAGGAACCAACCGTCAAACTTCAAAAGAAAATGAGGAAGATGACGCCCATGAAGAAGCCATCATTGAAGAAAAGAAAAAAGTAGAAACCACGGTAGACACTTTTGTCGATGCAGATGACGAAGATGATGAGGATGATGAGGAATCTGAGGATGATAATGACAGCGATGACCCGACATCCCAAAACAAATCTCCAGATCAAAAGGATTACAGTGTCATGTCTATTGCGCTTTTAACAAAGGAGTTGCGCAATTTGATGCAGGAATATCCCATCAATAAGATCAAAGAACCGGTAAAACAACTGGAAAAAGCCTTTGAACAAAAGGATAAGGAAATTCAAGCCGAACAGAAGGAAGCTTTTGAAAAAGGCCAAAAACAATTACCTGAAGAAGAGCGCACGGCAGACTTTCATTATGATAACAAGGAAAGTAAGGAATTCAAAGACCTACATGCTCTTTACCGCAAACAACGTGGAGAATTCCAACGTGAAGTAAGAAAACAAAAGGAACAAAATCTTGAAAAGAGACGTGCTATTATTGAAGGCATCAAAAACCTTATTGACGAAGAAGAAAACATAGGTACGACTTTCAAGAAATTCAACCAGCTACAGGACGAGTGGAAGAATACGGGAAGCATACCACACGATGCTTACAACATCATTTGGGAAGATTATCGCCTGCATGTCCAGAATTTCTATGATTACATCTCCTTAAGTAAGGAACTAAGAGATAAGGATTTTGAACGCAATCTTGAATTTCATAAAAAGATTATCGCTAGAGCCCAAGAGCTAGCTGATGAGCCAGATGTCCACAAAGCACTGCGGGAATTACAGGAACTGCACCGTATGTGGAAGGAAGACACTGGTCCTGTTGCAAAGGAAATGAGAGATCCTATCTGGGAAGAGTTCAAAGCAGCATCAGATGTGATTCATGATCGCAGACAAGCGTATTATGAAGAACGCGACAAGCAAGCTGCCACCAATCAAACCATTAAGGAAAATATCATTGCAGAGCTTCATAAAATAGTTGAGCGCGGCGGCGATAGTCATAAAGCCTGGCAAGACAGTTTACAGGAAGTTAATGCCTTACGTGAGCTTTTTACATCTACTGGTGGTGCGCCTAAAAAAGTAAATAATGAGCTTTGGAATCAATTCCGCAATGTGACGCGTGAATTTAACAAGGTGAAAAATGATTATTACAAAGGCTTGAAAAAAGAGCAACAGGATAATCTTGACAAGAAAATGGAACTGGTCAAGATTGCCGAAGAACATGCAGAAGCTGGTAATTTTCACGAGTCACTGGATACCATGAAGCGCATTCAAGCAGAATGGAAAACTATTGGCCACGTACCTCGCAAAGACAGTGATAAAATCTGGAAACGATTCCAAAAAGCGTGTAATTCATTTTTTGATCAGAAAAACGCTCAGCGCAAAGCCGAAAGCAAAGAAGAAGTGGCAAATTATGAGGCTAAGTTGAAGGTCTATGATAAGATCAAAGAACTTTTACCACAAGATGATCAGGAAGCCATGAAGGCACAGGTAGAGGCTTTAATGGAAGAATGGTCTGCCATAGGTAGAGTACCGCATTCTAAGCGCCAATTGCAAGATAAATTTGAAAAGCTTGTAAAAGCTAAATTCATTGCTGCAGGTATGACCGCCGTGGATGCAGAGATGCTGAAGTACAACAACAAGTTGGACAGCCTAAAAGAAGGTGATGAACGTGACTTCAAGAACGAGCGTTTCTACTTAAGAAAACGTCGAGATGAGATTCAAGATGAAATGCGACAGCTAGAAAATAATCTGCAATTCATTAATGCCAAAGATGATAAGAATCCATTTCTCGTGCAGCAGCGTAAGAACATTGCCGCACTACAGAAAGAATTGGATGTGATTAAAGAAAAACAAAAGCAGTTAAATATTCTACAACGACAGTTAGAACGTGAGAATGAAGATGAAACAGAGGAAGATTCTGGAACTGAAAATGAGGATTAGATGCCTATAATCTTCGGAAACCTTGAAAGCCCATTCCTCTTTTGAAGAATGGGCTTTCTTTTGAAAAATCATATTGGTAAATAACGTTCACAAGCGTCAGACGCCTTAGGTAACTATTGTATATTTAATCTATGTGGAAATTTTTACAACGTGTTTTGGGGGGCTCATCAATCTACTATGATAAATTGATGAAGTCTCGCGATCCTAAGGTGACGATTACAGAAGATCAAATCCAAGAGGCAAAAAGGATATTAAAGCCTCTAATCAAGAAATCCTACGGTCTAGTGGAGGCAGATCGTTCGTCTACCACGCCACAGTTTTTTGATCTTAAGAAAACAACTATTCCCTATTATAAAACTTTTTTACATCCTGAATATCTATTGCATGTTTATCTTGACTCGGACCAGAATGCAAAGCACTCTTCTAAGATTCAGTTGGTGATAGAGAATAAGGAAAACCAAAATATACCAAATGAATTTCCCTCTTTGCCAACATGGGAATCCTTGATTCACGTAGATGTATTGAAGCATAAGGAAATTGTAGCTCTAGAGCCCGACAATCCCTGGACGCTGTATAAAAAGGCTAAAGAGGAGCTGACAGGAAAAGCTAAAAAAAATCAAGTTGCCGGATATCCTCAATGGATTGAAAATGACCTAAACTTTAGAAAGATAAAGGAGAATAAATTTTTGTTGCAAATGGAATTAGAGACCGACAAACAAATTATTTACTTCTTTTTAAATAGAGATTTGCAAACCGTTGAGCACTATGTTCAAAATTTTTAATATTTGCAAGACCAATAACAAATTACAACCTAACACCAATCAGACCAATGAATTATATCAAACCTGAAGTCATCTTATTTGGTGCTCAAAACCAAAATATTACTTGGCATGCTTTTTCAGATCAAGTAGTAGGTGGACTCTCTAAAGGTGACATTATCTTTCATGAAGATTTTTTGGAATTTAAAGGATCTCTAAAGCCTACGTTAGATCGTGGTTGGGCTGGATTGCGCTCCAAAAAAGAAGAGCACGACCTAAGTGACTATAAGTTCATTGAGATCAAGATAAAAACAGATGGTCAACCCTATCACTTTCAGTTAGAGCATAATCCTGCATGGCAAGAAGATAAATTGAGTGTAGAAATTGATATTGTTGCCAACCAATGGAAGGTGATGCATCTAGAAATGGCTGATTTCAAAATTTACAATACCCATAAAGAATATATAAGCCGTAAACCTAAGTTAGAGCATTACCTGAGTGAGATACAACGATACAATATTCTAGCAAGTCACAGAAAAACTACCGATTTCAATTTTCAAATTGAATATATCAGGTTTCACTAACTGTTAAGTTTGCTGCGATGGTATTCTACAAGACCATCAATGGGACGTCTCACGATGTTACCTACTTCATAATCAAATTCTTCAGCTACTTGTTGGATGCGTCCTTTAGCAAAATGGGCTATACTACCCACAAAGTGAACTTGACAGGATTTTATTTCTTCATGAAACTGCAATATCATATTCCTTGAAAACTTGCGTAAACCACGTCTCAACAATTTCTTGATGTAACTTTCATCCAGATGCTGAAAAATAAATTCGGCATGACTCGCAAGGTAAGCGTTGGGATTGGGTTGTTTGTAGAGGTTGTATTTAATATGGTCATCACTCATATCATAATTCTCTGCGAACTGCACACGTAAATTGTCTGGCATGTTTTTGAAATAATAATCTCTTATCAATTCCTTTCCATACCAATTACCACTAGCCTCATCCATAAGTGTGTAGCCCAGTGACACCACTCGTTGATGTAATTTCTCACCATCAGAATAACAGCAATTAGACCCTGTACCTAGGATACAGACCACTCCAGGCTCATCTCCTACTGCTGCATAAACCGCTGCCGCTGTATCTTCCTTCACCATTACCTCTGCATTAGTGAAATAACTGCACAACAAAGACCTCAGAGCTGTTCTTGGTTTTTCGGTTCCACAGCCTGCACCGTAGAAAAAAACTTCTGTGACTTCATCACGATGATTCACTAGCTCTTCACTTTCTTCAAGGCGTTGCTGTAGATCTTCAACAGATAAAATTGCAGGATTCATACCACGTGTGCGAGCTTTGAATAATTGCTCTCCATCGTCAGATAAAGCAATCCAGTCGCACTTAGTTGATCCACTGTCAGTTAATAAAATCATGTTACCCTTTTATTATTTTTAAGATACAAAAAAGGCTGTTAGATTCAATTCCAACAGCCTTTTCTTGAAAATTACAGAGAGTTAACTTTTTCTGCTAGGTCAACTAACTTGTTGGAGTAACCGAATTCATTATCGTACCAGCTTACTAACTTATAGAAAGAAGGGTTCAATTCGATAGCCGCTCCAGCGTCATAGATACTTGTTCTAGCATCGCTCACAAAATCCTGAGAAACGACAGGCTCATCAGTATAACCTACTACTCCTTTCATATCTCCTTTAGATGCTTTTTCAAAAGCCGCGTGGATTTCATCAAGGCTAGTTTCCTTTTCCAGTTTAACTGTTAAGTCCACAACTGATACATCAACTGTAGGAACACGGAATGCCATACCAGTCAATTTACCTTTCAATGAAGGAATTACTTTAGTCACCGCAACAGCTGCACCAGTAGAAGCTGGAATAATGTTTACTAAGGAACTACGTCCAGATCTAAAGTCTTTCTTGCTAGGTCCATCCACAGTAGTTTGAGTGGCTGTGGTTGCATGTATCGTAGTCATCAATGCTTCCTTGATTCCAAAATTGTCATTAAGGATTTTTGCCATTGGTGCAAGACAGTTGGTCGTACATGAGGCGTTGGAAACAATAGTTTGATCTGCAGTCAATTGATCATCATTAACACCCATTACAAACATAGGAGCTGTTTTAGATGGTGCAGAAATCACTACTTTTTTGGCACCAGCATCAATGTGAGCCTGTGCAGTATCAAGATCTGTGAAGATTCCTGTACAGTCAGCAACTACATCTACATCTACCTCATCCCACTTCAAGTTCTTTGGATCACGCTCTGCAGTTACACGCACTTGAACACCATCAATAATGAGATTCCCATCTTTTATTTCAATGGTACCACCGTAACGGCCATGAACAGAATCGTATTCCAATAAATATGCGAGTTGATCAATGTCTACAAGATCATTAATAGCAACCACTTCTACATTATCACGTTCTAATGTTGCTCTAAATACTATACGTCCTATACGGCCGAATCCATTGATTCCTAATCTTAATTTCTTACTCATTTTTTTGTTCTTTAATTATTAATAGCTACTCAAAGCAGCTGTTCACTTAATTGACTTTCAAACTGAAAAAATCCTTTCAGTTCTAAAATATATTCTTTAACTATCACTTTAAGTCGTCATTATATCACTCACTCTGATGAGTTCCTTATCGATAGCGGTTTTACCTTTTACAGCTTTTTCTAGAGGGCACAAAACAATTTTAGTGTCCTGTATTCCTACCATATTATTATAATTGCCATCCATCAAACTTTCAACAGCTTTAACACCCATACGGCTGGCAAGAACGCGGTCCCAACAAGTTGGCGAGCCACCACGTTGCATGTGTCCTAAAACCGATACACGTACTTCGTATTCTGGAAGATTCTGTTCCACATAGTCCTTTAATGCAAAGACATTCTCTCCAGTCTCCACACCTTCGGCAACCACAACGATACTTGATGATTTTCCTGATGCACGGCTGCGTTTCAAACTTTCTAGCAAACGATCTCTGCCCAGGTTTTCTTCTGGAATAAGAATTTCCTCTGCTCCTGCTCCAACACCGGCATTTAGGGCAATGTTACCTACATCGCGACCCATAACTTCTACAAAAAAGAGACGGTTATGGGAACTAGCCGTGTCACGTATCTTATCGATCGCATCTACCACTGTATTTAAAGCGGTATCATAACCTAATGTTGATGATGTACCATAAATGTCATTGTCAATGGTCCCAGGAATACCCATCACAGGGAAATCATTCTCCTCAGAAAAAATCATGGCTCCCGTAAAGCTACCGTCACCACCTATGACTACCAGTGCATCAAGACCTTGTTGT includes these proteins:
- a CDS encoding shikimate dehydrogenase family protein encodes the protein METKQIPRSIFGLIGARLDYSFSRAYFGEKFEKLKLSDHEYRNFELSSEEELVRFRESVLYDQQHQTTNGKNEILRGLNVTIPYKQSMLKIVDHVHEDAAAIGAINTVVIEDNVWTGHNTDAYGFGKSLEPFLPIKGNALILGTGGASKAIAYTLEALQIPYLKVSRNPQDDFTIGYASLNQDVMQQVRLIVNTTPVGTHPNIDQCPAIPYEHLTSDHVLYDLVYNPSLTLFMKKGQQHGAKVTNGHQMLVNQAEKSWELWNK
- the pfkA gene encoding 6-phosphofructokinase, with amino-acid sequence MTKNIRKIGVMTSGGDSPGMNAAIRSVVRTCAFHKLECIGIYRGYQGLIEGDFKPMDARSVNNIIHKGGTILKSARSKEFRTKEGRDIAFAKAKQQGLDALVVIGGDGSFTGAMIFSEENDFPVMGIPGTIDNDIYGTSSTLGYDTALNTVVDAIDKIRDTASSHNRLFFVEVMGRDVGNIALNAGVGAGAEEILIPEENLGRDRLLESLKRSRASGKSSSIVVVAEGVETGENVFALKDYVEQNLPEYEVRVSVLGHMQRGGSPTCWDRVLASRMGVKAVESLMDGNYNNMVGIQDTKIVLCPLEKAVKGKTAIDKELIRVSDIMTT
- a CDS encoding BadF/BadG/BcrA/BcrD ATPase family protein, with amino-acid sequence MILLTDSGSTKCDWIALSDDGEQLFKARTRGMNPAILSVEDLQQRLEESEELVNHRDEVTEVFFYGAGCGTEKPRTALRSLLCSYFTNAEVMVKEDTAAAVYAAVGDEPGVVCILGTGSNCCYSDGEKLHQRVVSLGYTLMDEASGNWYGKELIRDYYFKNMPDNLRVQFAENYDMSDDHIKYNLYKQPNPNAYLASHAEFIFQHLDESYIKKLLRRGLRKFSRNMILQFHEEIKSCQVHFVGSIAHFAKGRIQQVAEEFDYEVGNIVRRPIDGLVEYHRSKLNS
- a CDS encoding DUF368 domain-containing protein yields the protein MRQPTRNLSDKFFLVLKGIAMGTANKVPGVSGGIVAYVAGFYEEFIYSFQKLNLKALKLLAAGRLRSFMYYINGRFLGLLILGELISYFTVSLGFDVLISYYPILVWAAFFGMILGSIYYLTRSYEDWTSRKVIFLMAGALVGIATSLLDPATQNTNLLFVFFCGMVSISGMTLPGLSGSYLLILFGNYVLLMVDSVNAFLNAVVLTLQGDVSWWYDPMQTELLLILTVFVAGSLAGLISFSHLLGWTFKHYRDETNATIIGFITGSLGVVWPWKREIFKLSETGIALLDNNGNRIVENYQRYWPSITSGHTWLAILMIAVGFAIVYLLDHYGNKANPA
- the gap gene encoding type I glyceraldehyde-3-phosphate dehydrogenase, with translation MSKKLRLGINGFGRIGRIVFRATLERDNVEVVAINDLVDIDQLAYLLEYDSVHGRYGGTIEIKDGNLIIDGVQVRVTAERDPKNLKWDEVDVDVVADCTGIFTDLDTAQAHIDAGAKKVVISAPSKTAPMFVMGVNDDQLTADQTIVSNASCTTNCLAPMAKILNDNFGIKEALMTTIHATTATQTTVDGPSKKDFRSGRSSLVNIIPASTGAAVAVTKVIPSLKGKLTGMAFRVPTVDVSVVDLTVKLEKETSLDEIHAAFEKASKGDMKGVVGYTDEPVVSQDFVSDARTSIYDAGAAIELNPSFYKLVSWYDNEFGYSNKLVDLAEKVNSL
- a CDS encoding CIA30 family protein, with the protein product MNYIKPEVILFGAQNQNITWHAFSDQVVGGLSKGDIIFHEDFLEFKGSLKPTLDRGWAGLRSKKEEHDLSDYKFIEIKIKTDGQPYHFQLEHNPAWQEDKLSVEIDIVANQWKVMHLEMADFKIYNTHKEYISRKPKLEHYLSEIQRYNILASHRKTTDFNFQIEYIRFH
- a CDS encoding DUF349 domain-containing protein, giving the protein MDTNDNLPKNADGKTKKPTNEQLEDNTHEEAIIKESETTRTEEHIEVEKESDEKVKEGTNRQTSKENEEDDAHEEAIIEEKKKVETTVDTFVDADDEDDEDDEESEDDNDSDDPTSQNKSPDQKDYSVMSIALLTKELRNLMQEYPINKIKEPVKQLEKAFEQKDKEIQAEQKEAFEKGQKQLPEEERTADFHYDNKESKEFKDLHALYRKQRGEFQREVRKQKEQNLEKRRAIIEGIKNLIDEEENIGTTFKKFNQLQDEWKNTGSIPHDAYNIIWEDYRLHVQNFYDYISLSKELRDKDFERNLEFHKKIIARAQELADEPDVHKALRELQELHRMWKEDTGPVAKEMRDPIWEEFKAASDVIHDRRQAYYEERDKQAATNQTIKENIIAELHKIVERGGDSHKAWQDSLQEVNALRELFTSTGGAPKKVNNELWNQFRNVTREFNKVKNDYYKGLKKEQQDNLDKKMELVKIAEEHAEAGNFHESLDTMKRIQAEWKTIGHVPRKDSDKIWKRFQKACNSFFDQKNAQRKAESKEEVANYEAKLKVYDKIKELLPQDDQEAMKAQVEALMEEWSAIGRVPHSKRQLQDKFEKLVKAKFIAAGMTAVDAEMLKYNNKLDSLKEGDERDFKNERFYLRKRRDEIQDEMRQLENNLQFINAKDDKNPFLVQQRKNIAALQKELDVIKEKQKQLNILQRQLERENEDETEEDSGTENED